The Thermococcus sp. sequence TCCAATTCGACGTCTCTCAAAACCCCCCTCTCGCCGTAGGAAAAGGAAACCCCTGCCTCAAGCAACGAGCTCACCCCTCTTGTGCTTCATCAGCAGGTAGAGGAAGAACGGGGCGCCCATAAGAGCCGTCACGACCCCAACCGGAATGACCGTGGGCTTTGCAAGGGTTCTCGCGAGCAGGTCAGCCGTAACGAGGAGGGTTCCACCGAAGAGGGCCGTCGCCGGAACGAGCTCCCTGTGGTTCGGGCCGAGGATTAGGCGCATTATGTGGGGGCTGACGAGGCCGATGAAACCTATTATCCCGGAGGTGTAGACCGAGAAGGCAGTCAGCGTCGCGATAACGCCGAGGAATATCTTTCTATACAGGTGGAGGTCGAGGCCGAGGGCAATGCTCTCCTCCCCGAGGAGAACGAGGTTCAGCTCGCGCCAGCGCCACGTGAGGAAGAGAATTCCAGCCAGGGAAACGACGAGCATTATCTTCACGTCCCCCCACGTGCTCCCGTTGAAGCTTCCGAGGAGCCACATCCAGCTCAGGTGCGTTTTCTGGGGCCTTGTTACGTAGATGTACCATGTTACCGCGTTGGCAAGAAAGCCGTAGGCGATTCCGGCAAGGAGGAGCGTGTCAACAGGGACTGCCCCGTCAACCCTTGATATCGTGTAGACAATGAAAACCGAGAGGAAGGAGAAGATTAGGGCGAAGGGGGCCATGTAGACGGGGTTTATAAGGACGGCTATCGCAGAGCCCAGCGCCGCGCCCGAGCTTATCCCTATGATGTAGGGGTCCGCAAGGGGATTCCTGAAGAGGGCCTGACTGGTGACTCCAGCACCCGCGAGGGCGAGGCCGACAAAATACGCGAGGAGCACCTCCGGAAGGCGAAGTTGCCAGACGATGATGAAGTAGTCGGGCTTTTCTCCGGGGTTAATGCCGGTAAAACGGGATAGCTTTAGCTCTATTCCGTAGAGAAGGCTTGAGGTAACGTCGTGAAGGCTAAGACTAACCGGCCCGAAGTAAACGCCGAGAAAAATCGAAACCGCTGAGAGGAGCAACAGTGCCGGGAGCCATTTCCGCATGTGCTGGAGTTTTTGTCCATGGTTTAAAAGGCTTTGTCACTCGAGGGGCGAGCGACCGTACTTGAGGAAAACCCTCAGTTCAGGGCTTTCGGCCTTTATTATGTTGAGGAGTGCCCTTAACTCAACTTCGAAGGCCTTTTTCTCAATCTTAACACCCTCGTGGGCCCTCTGGAGGGGCCTGAAGTAGCCGTTGCTCTCGTGCCACAGTATCTCGCTCAAAAGCTCGTCGTTTATCTCCCTGTTACTCTGAAGGAGGTATATCACCCCACCGCGCATGGTCCTTATGTAGGCCATCGGGACGCCCCGCTCAATGTACTCCTCAACCGTCGGGAAGTACTTCCTGAGAACCTTGGGCATCCTGTGGCTTATGGCCCTTCCCCCCTGAGTTATGACGTAATAGCCGGCCCTCTCCTCGCCGTATGTCCTCCTCAGGTATGCGTCAAGGTATGGAACGTCAACGATGTCAATCCCTAGTTTCTGGGTCAGCTTCCTGTTGTAGAAGCTCTTCGCCACGTAAACGAGGTTCAGTTTGAGCAGTTTCTCCAGCGAGTATAGGTATTCGAGGTAGCCCAGAACCACGTGGACCGAGTTGCGCGCGTCGTCCAAAGTTAGCTCCTTCTCCTCCCCATACTCCTGGAGGATTTCCCGGAATATCTCCTCGGCGTCTTTTTCTCCCTTGATGTACGCGTCCAGGGTTTTTCTGGTTATAACGACCCTCTTCGGGAGGGTCGCGTCGAGGGAACTCCCCCTGAAGCCCTCCATCGCCCGATAAAATTCCTCAAAGTCCTTAAGCCTCTCATCGGCTAGTATTACGCCCCCGTTTACCTTTCTGCTCTTCTTCAGCTCCTCCTCAAGCCTTTCGTAGTGCTCGTCCAGAATTTCAACGAAGGCCTTGACGAGCTCTTCAAGCCTGTTTTTGCCCAGCGCGTTCTCGATGGTCGTTATACCCTTCACGCTCTCCGGGTAAACCGGCGGTCTCGTGAGGGAGCCCGTCAAAGTGCCATCCATCATGACGTAATCAACCCCACCAAGAAGGGCCGAGAGGTAGCCTAGTTTGTTCTCCAGCGTTTCCATCTGGAGGCGGATTATCTGGTCGGATATGCCCTGGTTGTAGAGCATCGCGTTGACGTAAACGAGCCTGTAGGCCGGACCGTTGCCGAAGGCGTAGCTTGAGACCGCGTAGAAAATAGTCCCGCTGAGCCTCTGCTTTCCCTGACTGCCGTCCACGGCGTAAACCCTGCAGGGCCTTCTTTCCTTGGGCAGGTCCCTCCATTCGAGGCCCCTCAGCTTTACCATTGCCTCGTCGTAGCCCCTCTGGAGCATGGCCTTTATCCTGTCAACGCTTTTCCTGTCGAGAAGCCGGTACACGCTCACACCCCCAGCTCAACCTCCCTTAGGACGGAAACGCCGTTCTCGAGGCTCACCTTTATAACCCTGTCCGCGGCATCCTTGAGCTCTTCATCATGTGAAACGACTATGACCTGGGGTATCTTCCGGAGGTAGCGTTGCATTATGTCCACGAGCCTTCTCCGCCTCTCCTCGTCAAGGTACGGCGTTGGCTCGTCCAGAATGAGGAGGCTTATCTCTCCCGCAAGATAGAGCGACAGTGCAAGCCTGAAGGCCAGACCGAGGGCAATCCTCTCACCCCCACTCAGGAAACCGAGGCCGTGTTCCTTTCCGTTGTAAACCACGCCGAGCTTGACCTTGTTCTCCTCGGCTTTGACAGTTATTCCGGAGTACTTCTCCTCGGTCAGCTCCTCGAATATCTCGCTCGCTATCTCACCGACCTTTGCCAGGGCTCCCTCCTTCAGGAGGTTCTTGTAGCGCTTTACTTTCTCCCTGAGCCCCTGAACCCTCTCGCGGGCCCTCTTCAGGTTTTCAAGCTCCCTGGCCTTCTCCTTCCTCCTCTCCCTCTCGTCCTTGAGTTTCCTGATGTTCTCAACTATCTCGTCCCTCCTCTCCTCGAGTCCCCTGAGCTTTTCCTCCGTCTTGGCGAGCTCCTCCCTCAGCTCGGCAACCCTCTCCCTGGCCTTTGCGTGCCTCTCCGGGTTGTATTTTGCCTCAAGCGCCTCCAGTTTTCTTCGGGCCTCCGAGAGAAGATGGGACTCAGCTTTAAGAGCCTTCTTCGCCCCTTCCAGTTCCGTCCTCGTTGCGGACAGCAGGCCTTCCTCCTTTTTCAGTTCCTTCTCGGCGTCCTTAATAGCAAGATAGCGCCTGTAAACCGGCTCCAGTTCCTCAATCTTCCCGTCAAGTTCCTCCACACTTGAAAAGCCGAGGCTTTTAAGTTCTGCTTCAATTTCCTCGAGCTTTTTTTCGACTGCCCTTAGCCTTTCCTTCAGAACGTTCCTTTTCCGCTCCAGTGCCTTACCCTTGGCCAGCTCCTCACGGAAGTTCTTCAGCTCCCCTTCAACCTTTCCAAGCTCGTTCCTCAGGCCCTCGTATTCCTCGACCCTAGCTCTTAGCTCCTCAACGTTGTAGGTCCTCAGCTTATCCTCCAATTCCTTGGCCTGCTCAAGGAGTTCCCTCTGGGTTATTAGCTCGCGCTCCATCTTGAGCTTCCTCTCAACCTCAACGAGCTCCTGCCGGAGTTCTTTCTCCTCGGCGTCGAGGGCCTTGAGTTTCTCGGAGATGCCCTTAACCTCGGACAGATACGTTTCCAGCAGTTCCTTCCTGTGCTCTTCCGTTAGTTCTCTGCCACAGACCGGGCATTTTCCCTTGGCCTTCTTGAGCTCCAGTATAGCCCTGTTCCTCTCGCTGGCGTGACTCTTAAGGGCCCCCTTCTCCTCCCTTATCTCCTCAAGCCTTCTGAGAATCTCGTCCTTTCTCTTACGGGCGTTTTCAACAACCCTCTCAAGTTCCTCAAGTTCCTCCGGTGAGAACCTGAGCCGGGACATGAGCCTCTTCAGGTTGGCCTCTAACGTTTTGACTTCCTCGTAGGCCTTTACGCTCCCTTCAAGTTCGGTGAGCTTTTTCAACAGCCCCTCCCTCTTCCGCTCCAATTCCTCCAGACGGGACTTAAGTTCCTCGAGTTCGGCAAGGCGTTCCTCTATTCCAGCAATCTGGGCCCTGTAACTCTCGGCCAGTTTTTCGCTTTTGGCCTTCCCATCGGAATAGCGCTTCCTGAACTCGGACAGCTTTGTGTAAAGCTCCGCCTTTTCTCTCAGCTTATCCGCCTCTTTAACCTTCTCTTTAAGCTCGTTTATGCGTTTCTCGGCCTCAGCCAGTTTTCTGCTCAGCTCCTCAACCCTCGCCTCTATCGCCCTGACGTTTCCTTCCCGTCTTTTAACCTCCAGTTTCAGTGCGTTGACTTCCTCGGAGAGCTCATCGAGTTTCTCGAGTTCATCTTCGGCGGTTTTCAGCTCCCTCCTGAGTTTTGGGAGTATTGGAGAAAGCTCGTTTATTGCCCTCAGAACCTCGGTCAGGCTCTTTTCCATCTCCTCGATTAGGGAGTCTATGTTCTCGGTGCTCTTGAGGTAGTCCTCCACAGCTTTAATCCTCGCGTCTATCTCCTTCCTCACGTCGAGGAGGTTCCTGTAGGCGTTTTCATACCTGTCCAGACCGAGAACCTGCCTCACTACTTTTTCCCTGCTCTCGTCGCTTTCGAGTATGGCGTCAATCTCGCCCTGGCGTATGTAAATCGCGTTGAGGAAGACGTCGTAGGGGATTAGCTTCTCCATCCACTCCCTGACCTGTCTCTGGCCACTCTCAAGGGTTTTCCAGCCCGTTCCATCGTGGTACTTGACGAAGGAAATGCCCCGCGTGATGTTCCTGTGGATTTGATACCTAACGCCGTCCTTCTCGAAGAAGACGGTTATCTCCGTCGACGTTCCCCCGATTCGAAGGAAGTCGTCCTTCTTGAGGTCTCTCGGTTTTGCCGGCCAGTAGAGGCCTATCAGAAGGGCATCAAGGAGGGAACTCTTACCGCTCCCGTTCTGGCCGACTATGAGGTTTATCCCGCTCGTAAAGTTAACCCGGGTAAGCCTGTGGGAGCGAAAATCCTTGATTATGAGCTTTTCAACCTTCATTTCCCACCACCGAGCCAGGCAAGAAGGTTGGAGCCCTTTCCGGGCTTGGTCCTGGGGGATTTCTTTTCCGTTTTCTCCTCAGGTTTGGCATCTAAGTCCGGAGTCTTTTCTTTCCGCTTTTCGTTTCTCTTTTCCTCCTCCGGGGGTTTTTCCTCAGGTTTTGTGACCTCTTCCTTCCACCCTCCAAGAAACAGCTCGACGACGGCATCAACGTTTTCCAACTTCTTCTCCCCGGTCATCTCTATTGCCCTGAGTTCGATGGGTGAGAAGTACTCGTTCGGCCTCGGTACTTCTCCACCCTTAACGGTCCTGAGCTTCCTCTCAAAGCGCGTCCTTACGTAGAGGTACTTGACGTCAAGTAGCTCCCTGATAGCTGAGACATCAAAGGGCCTCTCCCACTTTATGTCGAGCCTCACAAAGGCCTCGCCCGGGATTTTGGATGCGAGCCTCTTCACTTCCCTCTTAACCGTCTCCTCGTCGGCCTCGATTTTAATGTCAATGAAGGGTCTCACCTTCAGCTCAATGAACTTTGGCTTCCAGTTCTCCACTATGTAAAAGCCCTTCTCAATTCCGGCTTTCGGCTTGAAAGTTCTCCCGTCCCAGCGGTACCTAATCTCGTAGTCGCCGAAGTCCCACCGCTGAAGCGAGCCCGGATAGACGAGTTTTCCCACGTCGTAGTTGGTCTCGAAGCGCCTGTGGATATGGCCCAAAGCGTAGTAGAGGTATCCCCTCGGCAGGTCCTCCATCTTGAGCTCAAAGTAGTCCCTCTGGCTTTCCGGGATGAGCCCCATCATCCTCTCAATGAGCTCCTTTATCCCCTGGTGGAGCATGAGAATAGCGTTCCCCTCCGGTTTGAAGATGTCGCTAAGCCGGTTCTTTTCGAGCCACGCGGCGCTCATATACTTGAGCCCGTGTATTTCAACGCTCCTCCCACCTTTCTCAAAGACACCCTTAACTAGGTACTTGTTTCCAAGCCTCTCGCTCGTCAGGTACTCGCTCTCGACCCTCTCCTCCCTGATTCCGACGAGGTTCAGCAGGCCCAGGCTTTCCAGCAGGTGATAAGCCGAGACCCTCCGCTGGGTTCTGTCATGGTTCCCCTCTATTGCAAAGACGGGTATTCCCCTCGCCTTAGGTATTTCAAGGGTTTCTATGGCCCCCTTCAGGGTCTCCGGACTGGGCCTGCTTGAGTGAAAGAGGTCACCGGCTATGAGGATGAAGTCCACTTTCTCCTCGACTGCCCTCTCTATAACCTCCCGAAAGGCCCGGGCGAACTCCTCGGCACGGTAGGGCAGGCGGTACTGCTCGAAGCCGAGGTGAACATCCGCGAGATGAGCAAACTTCATTTTAACACCTCAGAAGTCTATTTCAACGCCCTCCTCCTCGTAGAGGGCCTCCTTCTCGCGCTCGGCCCTCTCGCGCTTAAGCCTTTCGCGCCAGCGTGCAACTATACCTATGTCCTCACCGCCGTAGTCACCGCCGATGGCCTTGAAGTTGTGTATCTTGACGAGTGCCGGAAGGCTTATCGCCTGACCGACGATAACTGCCTCACCCTTCCCCAGGGACGCTATGTCTCCAAGGAGGTCAGAGCTGAGCTGTTCGCTGGCCCTGAGGACGTAGTCCTGGTCCTTGGGATTGACTATTCTCAGGATTATTTTGGTGTTGGTCTGGCTCAGGACGTCTTCGTTGAGTTTGTTCGGCCTCTGTGAGACTATGCCGAGGCCAACGCCGAACTTCCTTCCCTCCCTGGCTATTCTGCTCAGAATCCTGACGGCGTCGTTCTTCTCGCCTTGAGGCGCGAAGATATGGGCCTCCTCGACTATTATCAGAACGGGCTCGGCCAGAGCCGGGCTCCTCGCTTCTATCTCGCGCAGAACCTTTTCAAACCTCTCGATTTCCTCGGCGAGCATTGAGTTGGGCCTTTCCTTAAGCTCTTCCTTAAGCCGTATGAGGTTCTTTCTGGCCTGTTCGTAATCGACCCTCGTCTCGAAGACCTTTCCAAGGAGCTTTCCGACAACCACTTTCATCTGCCCCTCGTCGAGGGGGCCGAGGTCAATCACGTTTGCCTTTCCGGGCTCTATCTGGGCTATCAAATCCTCGCTCGTGAGGAGCGAACCGTAGTTCCTCAGGAAGCGCCTTATCCTGTAGACCACACCCCTGATGGTCTCAACCCTCTCGCTCTTGAGCTCCTCCGTTATGTACGCCCCCTTTCCCTCGTCCCAGAAGTAGGCCGTCCTGTTGGCTATCCACTCATTGAGCGTGTTCCTCAGGGCCTCAATCAGTTCCCTTCCGCCGAGCTCGGGGTTTTCATGTTTCACGGTCTCCCACGCCTTGGCGAGGAACTCCCTCTGTATCGTCGCGTTGCTGGCTACCTCTATAAGGTCCGCCAGCTCCTCGCTGTCCATTTCCTCTGGCATTATCTTGGCCTCTATGCGCTTGACGCGCTCCTTTCCGGTCTTTGGGAGCTTCAGCTTGACGTAGTCCCCATGGGGGTCGAGGACTATAACTGTCCCTCCGAGTCTGTTCACAATCTCGCTAACGAGCACCGCAACCGCGTTGCTCTTTCCCGCTCCCGTAACGGCCAGAACCGCGAAGTGTCTCGAAACGAGCTCGTTCGCGTCCAGATAAATCGGCACGTCTTCCCTAAGGAGGAGGTTCCCGATTTCGACGAAGGAGTCCCCTCCGTAGTAGATTGCCTTCAGGAGCTCGGAGCTTGCCCTGTAGACGGTGTTGCCATTTGGAATGGGCACGCGGTTCGGAACTATCTCGGCCCGCTCATCGTTTAGGATGACCCTCCCAAGGATGCGGACGTTAACTATCAGCGCCTCGTTCTCGCTGATGCTCTCGCCGTACTCCTTTATGTCGAGCATGAGGGACTGGAACGTGCTTTTACCCTCGCTCAGGAGCCAGTTTACGTTTTCCAGCCCCCGAATTGTTCCGATAACCCACTCCTCGCAAGTCTCTCTCGTTTCCTTGCAGAGTCTCGCAACGACGAAGTCTCCAAACTTGAGTTCGGTGTCAGGGTGAGCGTAGAACTGGAAGGAACTGACTGTGGCCTTCCCTGTAACTATCCCAACGGGTTCTTCGTGTATCCTCATGCAACCACCGTGAGAGTGATTAAGCCCACGGGCTATAAGTTTTACTAACGGGGGAGAAAATCAGCCAGGAATCCGGTCATCATCCCACGGTCAGGTTCGAGAGTGTTCATCACGTCGGGGTGGCCACCTCATAGGGAGTTCCCCAACCCTTAAAAGCCTTGGGGAAGATTTACTAACATGAGCGTCTCAGCGAGGGAAGTGAGGGCCAGAATCCCGCTGGCACTCGTCACGATAAGGCCGGCAAAGCTCTTTGACATAAGCGAGGTCATGAGAATCGAGAGGGAAACCTTTCGCGAGGCGT is a genomic window containing:
- a CDS encoding iron ABC transporter permease → MRKWLPALLLLSAVSIFLGVYFGPVSLSLHDVTSSLLYGIELKLSRFTGINPGEKPDYFIIVWQLRLPEVLLAYFVGLALAGAGVTSQALFRNPLADPYIIGISSGAALGSAIAVLINPVYMAPFALIFSFLSVFIVYTISRVDGAVPVDTLLLAGIAYGFLANAVTWYIYVTRPQKTHLSWMWLLGSFNGSTWGDVKIMLVVSLAGILFLTWRWRELNLVLLGEESIALGLDLHLYRKIFLGVIATLTAFSVYTSGIIGFIGLVSPHIMRLILGPNHRELVPATALFGGTLLVTADLLARTLAKPTVIPVGVVTALMGAPFFLYLLMKHKRGELVA
- the nurA gene encoding DNA double-strand break repair nuclease NurA; amino-acid sequence: MYRLLDRKSVDRIKAMLQRGYDEAMVKLRGLEWRDLPKERRPCRVYAVDGSQGKQRLSGTIFYAVSSYAFGNGPAYRLVYVNAMLYNQGISDQIIRLQMETLENKLGYLSALLGGVDYVMMDGTLTGSLTRPPVYPESVKGITTIENALGKNRLEELVKAFVEILDEHYERLEEELKKSRKVNGGVILADERLKDFEEFYRAMEGFRGSSLDATLPKRVVITRKTLDAYIKGEKDAEEIFREILQEYGEEKELTLDDARNSVHVVLGYLEYLYSLEKLLKLNLVYVAKSFYNRKLTQKLGIDIVDVPYLDAYLRRTYGEERAGYYVITQGGRAISHRMPKVLRKYFPTVEEYIERGVPMAYIRTMRGGVIYLLQSNREINDELLSEILWHESNGYFRPLQRAHEGVKIEKKAFEVELRALLNIIKAESPELRVFLKYGRSPLE
- the rad50 gene encoding DNA double-strand break repair ATPase Rad50, which encodes MKVEKLIIKDFRSHRLTRVNFTSGINLIVGQNGSGKSSLLDALLIGLYWPAKPRDLKKDDFLRIGGTSTEITVFFEKDGVRYQIHRNITRGISFVKYHDGTGWKTLESGQRQVREWMEKLIPYDVFLNAIYIRQGEIDAILESDESREKVVRQVLGLDRYENAYRNLLDVRKEIDARIKAVEDYLKSTENIDSLIEEMEKSLTEVLRAINELSPILPKLRRELKTAEDELEKLDELSEEVNALKLEVKRREGNVRAIEARVEELSRKLAEAEKRINELKEKVKEADKLREKAELYTKLSEFRKRYSDGKAKSEKLAESYRAQIAGIEERLAELEELKSRLEELERKREGLLKKLTELEGSVKAYEEVKTLEANLKRLMSRLRFSPEELEELERVVENARKRKDEILRRLEEIREEKGALKSHASERNRAILELKKAKGKCPVCGRELTEEHRKELLETYLSEVKGISEKLKALDAEEKELRQELVEVERKLKMERELITQRELLEQAKELEDKLRTYNVEELRARVEEYEGLRNELGKVEGELKNFREELAKGKALERKRNVLKERLRAVEKKLEEIEAELKSLGFSSVEELDGKIEELEPVYRRYLAIKDAEKELKKEEGLLSATRTELEGAKKALKAESHLLSEARRKLEALEAKYNPERHAKARERVAELREELAKTEEKLRGLEERRDEIVENIRKLKDERERRKEKARELENLKRARERVQGLREKVKRYKNLLKEGALAKVGEIASEIFEELTEEKYSGITVKAEENKVKLGVVYNGKEHGLGFLSGGERIALGLAFRLALSLYLAGEISLLILDEPTPYLDEERRRRLVDIMQRYLRKIPQVIVVSHDEELKDAADRVIKVSLENGVSVLREVELGV
- the mre11 gene encoding DNA double-strand break repair protein Mre11; its protein translation is MKFAHLADVHLGFEQYRLPYRAEEFARAFREVIERAVEEKVDFILIAGDLFHSSRPSPETLKGAIETLEIPKARGIPVFAIEGNHDRTQRRVSAYHLLESLGLLNLVGIREERVESEYLTSERLGNKYLVKGVFEKGGRSVEIHGLKYMSAAWLEKNRLSDIFKPEGNAILMLHQGIKELIERMMGLIPESQRDYFELKMEDLPRGYLYYALGHIHRRFETNYDVGKLVYPGSLQRWDFGDYEIRYRWDGRTFKPKAGIEKGFYIVENWKPKFIELKVRPFIDIKIEADEETVKREVKRLASKIPGEAFVRLDIKWERPFDVSAIRELLDVKYLYVRTRFERKLRTVKGGEVPRPNEYFSPIELRAIEMTGEKKLENVDAVVELFLGGWKEEVTKPEEKPPEEEKRNEKRKEKTPDLDAKPEEKTEKKSPRTKPGKGSNLLAWLGGGK
- the herA gene encoding DNA double-strand break repair helicase HerA → MRIHEEPVGIVTGKATVSSFQFYAHPDTELKFGDFVVARLCKETRETCEEWVIGTIRGLENVNWLLSEGKSTFQSLMLDIKEYGESISENEALIVNVRILGRVILNDERAEIVPNRVPIPNGNTVYRASSELLKAIYYGGDSFVEIGNLLLREDVPIYLDANELVSRHFAVLAVTGAGKSNAVAVLVSEIVNRLGGTVIVLDPHGDYVKLKLPKTGKERVKRIEAKIMPEEMDSEELADLIEVASNATIQREFLAKAWETVKHENPELGGRELIEALRNTLNEWIANRTAYFWDEGKGAYITEELKSERVETIRGVVYRIRRFLRNYGSLLTSEDLIAQIEPGKANVIDLGPLDEGQMKVVVGKLLGKVFETRVDYEQARKNLIRLKEELKERPNSMLAEEIERFEKVLREIEARSPALAEPVLIIVEEAHIFAPQGEKNDAVRILSRIAREGRKFGVGLGIVSQRPNKLNEDVLSQTNTKIILRIVNPKDQDYVLRASEQLSSDLLGDIASLGKGEAVIVGQAISLPALVKIHNFKAIGGDYGGEDIGIVARWRERLKRERAEREKEALYEEEGVEIDF